TGATCTGAAAGTGGCACTTTTGGGGTTCCCTCTTGGGAAGAAGCCAAACCCTTCCCAAGCACAGCCAAAGCTGGAGCTCCACTGAAGCCTTGCCCAAGGGTGGTTGCACTGGATCCTCCTGCTGGGTGCTCCcacatggaaggaaaaaaggttgTGGGGTGGATTCCTTTATACCAGAGGAGTATCAGGAGGGTCAGTGGACAGTATTTGCTGTCAGGGGATGGTATCTGTGTTAATTGTGATAATGTAAGAAAGGCTGGAGAGCTGTttctgccctgggctgtccccaggtgtcccacgGGGTGCTCTTGGTCTGGTACCAGAAAAGACTGAAAGGACACAGAGAGAAATGTTACATATCTCAGAATTAATTAGTTCAGTAAAAACCATACTATGCAAAAAACCTTTTACATGAAGAAAAGTAATATGAGGCCACTCTTCAAAGTggagcaaagaaataaaaaagacttCTGAAACTCTGATGCATTTATGAGATGAGCACTGTGAGGATTTACATTTAAGACACATTGTGGATTTTTACTACTTTTGCAGTAAAACAATTGTAATGACACTGGTATTCAGAAAGTCATCTCCTCAACTTTCACCTTTTATTAAGAACAGGAATGATTtaagtgaaattaattaatatttcattgcaATTTTGCAATCACCTCAAAGTCACATAGATGTGAAAAGTTTCTTCTGATAGCAAACCAGTTTTAGACAAATTGGTAGTAAGAATATTGACATTAAGGTGGCTTCTAGTAAATCTGTAGTATCCCCATTGTAATGTATAATGCTGCCCTTCCAGGCTCAGGACTGACAACCTTTCATAAATTACACATTTTATGTCAAATGGCTTTTACAAGAAATGATTGAGTCTACATAAACCTGCACaaaattctttccttcccccttATTATTTCTCCTCAATTCTATAGTGTTTTTAGAGGATCAGGACATTTAGAGTTGAAAGtgattatttgttttttgaaagTTCTGGGCACGTGGAGATTGTGAAAATAATCATTCCTGGCTTACATTCATTTTTAGTTTCTAGGAtacaaacagaatttaaaacaagCTAATCCCTTCACCTGGTTTAAACTGCCAGTTCTTCAGGCAGAAACATGAGTTTACAACAACTAAGGATACATTCCAgttatttttaatcctttcaCGTCAAAATTGGCTTATCCCAATTCGCTTTTAAAGCATCCTCAGCTCTATTTACCCAGCCCATATTTGCATTGAGCGCACTTGTACGAAATAAAGCACCCAAAAAGGCCAGGTTTGTAATGAGAACCCCTCCAGACAGACTGACCCCCCAGGGGAGGCCACCAAGGAATCGATTTGACAGCTCCTGAGTGGGATGAACCGTGCCAGACACTCGGTgtgtgccctgctcccctccagctgtgctcagagggACCAGCCTGGCTGAGGGCTCAGGGAAATGTGGGCTCTGCAAAGGCTCAGCCTTCCCAgttggaataaaaatataaattggaaaagctggggaaaagggACCTACTTGTGAGAATGGGGCATGCTGGAGGGTGGGAGTAGAACAAAGGGCCCAGAGAGATGGAATAGGGACggagaggcaggaaaaggaacaaaaagggAGTtaggagggagaagaaaggcaaaaagaagCATAAAGAGTTTGAAAAGtaaggaaaatacagaagaaagaatgagagaagaagggaaggaaatatTGGATGTGTTTTAGTGATGTCCTCCTCccacaggggacagaggtgtcCAAAGGTACCACCATTAGTGGTTAGACCTTGGTTTGACTGAATTTCACTGGTGTGCGTGTAGAAAGAGGTGTTCACTGAGACCATGAGACCATAGCCTGGCATTTGCTGGAAGGAACCAGTGAGGAATCACTTCTGGAATGGggctctctgctcccagtgctccttcTTCTCAGTGTCTTCCCatggatctttggtgggagcCATGCTTGCCGAAGAACAGAGCTGTTTTCTGTTcacagagggagcaggggcAACATTGGGTCTGGgtctgctgctggccagggagcAGATGGAACATGGTCCATGCTGGCTCCAGTGGCTGTGGgatgtgctctgagctgctgtggaatccccccatcctgctgcaggatgtCCTCAGGACTTGCTGTGTCCCCGACCTGTCGCATGATGTCCCCAATATGCTGTGGGATGTTTCCCCCCAGCCTGCTGTTGGATGTCTCCCTGCTCCCTGATCTGCTGTGGGATGTCCACAGCCATCCTTGGGGTGAACTCCTAGACCTGCAGTGGGACATCCTCATACCTGCTACAGGGTGTCCCCCAAACAGCCTCGGGACGACCCCCCCACACCCGCCCTGTGAAATCCTTCAGCCACACTGCGGGATgctccccccaaaccctggaCGTTCCCCtacagctgctgtgggatgtcACCCCccaagcccagctcccccagccctgatgCGGGATGTCCCCAGCACGCTGTGGGAttcccctcagcctcccccgtctgtcccatccctgcgcccccccgcccctccgCCCGCAGCGCGCACCTGGGCGCGGTGTGTGCGCACAGCCCCGCGGCCGCGGCGCTGCCGGGCGGGGGTGACTCAGCCCCGGCTTTATAACTCCGGCCCGCTCCGAGCCCGGCTTCGAGCCCGGCTCCGCTGCGCCGCACCGTGCCCGTGGGGAGCGCtgggaccggcaccggcaccggcaccgcacCATGCGGAGGCTGCGCGGAGCCCCGCCGGGGCTGCCACCGCTcccgctgctcctgctgctgatactcctgctgctcctggccgCGGGGCACGGCGCCGTCATCACCGGGGTGAGCGCCGCCGCTCGGCACCGGCGGCACGCACGGGAacccggcaccggcaccggcaccgggaggGCTGCGGCGGGTCGGGGCTGCGGGGGAGGGAAGTCGGGTTTGTTCGTGGGGAGTGATAGCGGGACTGGGGGAACATCCCGGGATAAGGGGTGCACGGAGGGAGGAGAGCGCTCTGCTGTGCGGGATGCCCGGAGAGAACGGAGCGCTCTGCCGTGCGGGATACCCGGAGAGAACGGAGCGCTCTGCCGTGCGGGATGCCCGGAGAGAACGGAGTGCTCTGCCGTGCCGGATTCCCCCGGTTGATCTCTCTGGGTGAGCACTGCCGGCACTCGGGGTCTGTCCGCAATCAGTGATGCCAGGACGGAGCGGTGTCCAGCGCGGTGACGGATGGCCGGATCTGGGATAAGTGATAACGAGGGCTTGGGAGGGAAGGCAGTGCCAGGTGATGAGAGGTGACAGGACCTGGGGGTGCGTCTGGGATAAGTGATACCGGACATGGCATCTCTCCAGAGCTGTGGCTCGGTCAGGATTAAGCGGTGTCAGAGCCGGGGGGTGTCTGCAGTGAGTGATGCCAGGTGTCAGTCTCTGCGGTGGGCAATGCTGGGACTCGTGGGTCTCTGAGGTGAGGGGATACCACAGCGTGGGGTCTGTTCCTTTGGGGTCAGAGATGTCTGGAACTCGGGAGGGGTTGTCTCCAGGCTGGTCCAGGAGCGTGCAGAGagattcctgctgcttttcGAGGGCTGGAGCTGTCTCCCATCTCCTCCCATGCAGCCCCAGCAGTCCCCAAACCTGCTCTGAGAGGGTCTGGCTCAGGGCATTGCACTGCCCACTGGGCACCCCAAgttcctccagcccctcagtgtaCAGGGCAGGATTACAATCcttggaaaatgctgctttccttcttgtttttttgctttgtctatgactgtgctgctttttccccTCAATAGCCACCCCTTGCAAACAAGTCTCGTTGTTGTTTTTAGGCTCAAGATTTACTCTGGttgtgaaaatactttttttttccctaaagatGTTATTTAACCCAAAGCGTTGCATCACttttatgtaaaattattttttaagtgtttgctTTGGATTAATAACTCAGCACTTGCATTCCTTTGAGAGCTTACATGTCTTTTGTAACCATCAGAAGTTGCACACACAGCAGTAGATTTCTCTGTGGCTGTCCAGACTCCCTGTCTGGACCCCTGAAGTCCATGAAACAGCTCATGGGCATTTCTCTGGAAGTCAGATCAGTTCCCAggactgattatttttttttttagagcagATAAtgtaaaggaattttttaatatttgaagaTTTCAAGTTTCTTTTAAGTAGAAACATTTCCAGCAACAGAGAAGCAGTTTATCTGTTACTAGAGTTGCGGCTACACCTTTAAAGCATAATTAATCCATTAAATAAAGTAGTAGTGAGGCACTGAATAATAGATCAAGGACAAGCCAGattcaaaaagtaaaaatagatTAGAATAGAAAATGCTACTTTATTAACTATTGCAGAGCATTTCTGCTTAAACCACTTTGATGCATTTTTGGCTTTTGATGAACTGGCAAATCTCAAACGAGAGCTGATATAGGTGTTCCCCAATTGTTCCTTTGCAAtctaaggatttttttcaaactttcttCACTTCAGTGGTGGTTCTTGTGCTGACACCTGTTGCCTTTGCAGCTGGCATTTCACCTGGGACATATTCTAGGGCTGGCTGATTTTCCTGAAAGCTGTGTTTTAATGAGGTGCTCGTGTGGTGTTTGGGAAGTTCAGGAGTAGCAGCAGGAATTACACATTACAGATAAGGTGTGGGCAGGAACGCTCGGgttgaatattttcaaaacttgTCATACATTTTATGAAAGGGAGCCTTAAAAGTTCTGCCAGATGTAAATATGTGTGTGAGAGTTTAGGGAAGaaattgttcagcctggacaTTCAGGCTGTATGTTGCTGGTGGAACATACTCAGGTGGGTTTTTCAACTGAGTGGTATTTCACCCCAGGACCAGTCCCCACAGACATGAATGGAGTTTGAGAtataactgagaaaaaaaaaaaaggagttgaGAGCTGACAGGTGAGAAATAGCAGAGCCTGTGACTCCAGCTAAGCAGTGGACACCAGTGTGCAGGGGGCAGCCAAAAtcactgcttttttatttgtgaCTAGGGTGAAATAATATCATTAGagtgcttatttatttatttaattttttaaagagagaggtcAGAAAGTGAATGTTATCTACCTGGCAGGCTGGAGTTGTAGTTTTATGGCCACATTAATCTTACAAACAAATGCTCTGTTTGGGCttacctgcagcacagagctctgtaTTTAGGGTCACACACAATTTAATAGTGATCCTAATGCAACAGCTTCTTCCTAAACTACTGGCTGATctttaaacattattttgatCTGGCTTCTGCTGGTCAGTGCAATATTTACCCAGTGAGTACAGTCTAAAGTCATTTATGATATAAATCCCAAGGTAAGATCAGTGAGTTTTTCTCTCAAGGGAATGTTTACTCTGATATGTgccttccccagagctgttATCATCATTTACGTACGTTTTTATGAGTTTCCCATTTACGTAGTGCTGAGCAGTGCCTTCGgtctcactgctgctgtcagacaCCCAGAGCAGTGAGTTAATCAAACTTACATTGGGGGTGTAATCAGAACCTTTAACTGATGGCATTTCTCACTGGAGAAAGGAGGCTGGTTTTTGCATTAAATCTATATAAGCTTTTGATTAAAAAGCAACTGAAAGATGTACAGTGGCATGTTTTCAAACCCTAATGTGTCGATTGCTCTTCATGGTTTGTGGGTTTTAAAAACATACCCACTAgttgcattttggtttttgcttaTCTAAGCTGTATTGGGCAAGtggctaaaatatttttttgcctcCCGTGAAGGGGAATGCTACCACAGCAGCATTGTTTTGGGATGTGGAGACTTATGCAAAGCTTTTCTTAAAACCTCTAGCTATGTGTAATTCTAGATAACAACCACAGAATCCATATTTAAACTTCTGTTTTAGCCACTTCCACTTGGACTTCTCTAACAAAACTCTTGCAAGGGTGCTCACAACCATGATATGAAGTAGGAAGGAATAGTGATGTAAAAGTCATTAAATTAATGGATGATTTCTTGTCTTAGCTTCTCCATAAGACTGGTTTGGTGACTCTTTTGGTGACAAGTTTAGTGTGGTTGATCCTTGCTCCTGCTTGAgctcactgggagctgggaaagcaaGGGCACATGCCATGGTCTATCAGTGCTCAGAAGTTGGGACTGTAAATCACTGACAGTCCTGGGTttggcccagagcagctctgtgtgtggtCCTGGCTTTAAACAACCTGGCCTCAACTCCAAACTGTGCCAGGAGCCTGCACGTTACAATCCATGGGAGACACAAGTATCGCAAACCAGCCCTAAATCTTATTATTCAGCCTTAATGAGCCATGATAACTTAGGGGtgccagaggcagctcctgagcaCCTGATCTGTCCTATTTCTGTTCTAcatttattattcatttaaTTTGCTTAGTGCTGTGTTGAACTGCAGGCCTGTGACCGGGACCAGCAGTGCGGAGGAGGGATGTGCTGTGCCGTCAGCGTCTGGATGCGCAAGCCTGAGGATGTGCACCCCGATGGGAAACCTGGGAGATGAGTGCCATCCCCTGAGTCACAGAGTGAGTACCTCCccagggggctgtggggctggagcagtgtcCTGAGCTGTACATCACACAGCATAAATCCTGTCAGTGGTGGGAAAACAGGGAACTTCTCATTCCGTACAACACCCAGATATCTGCATCTGCACGGGAACAGTGATGAAGGTGTTGTGTAAGGAAGTGCATTACTGTCAGAATTATGCTGAAGAGAATCAGAGGATGAAAGCACTACATGCTTCCCAGATTGTTCTCCTATTagtttgttgttgctgttttgttttgtgacgTGATCCAAAACAGCGTTAGCAGCTcccaagcccagccctgccaatCCTTCCTGgtgtgagcaggagcacagcaagtGCCACCAACCCCAGGGGAAGAGGACAAGATCCTGCCACAAGCACAAAAATGTCACCAGTTGGTGTTGGGACACCTGGTGTGCTGAGAAGGTGTTGACACATATTTGGACTTGAGTAAAGTCCCCACAGGCTCTCTTAATTTCCATTCTACCTATTAATTTCAactatatatgtatatatacatatacacatacacactgGATTATTAATACAATGATTTTAACGAGTGCATTCATTTAAGGCTAtgtaattatgtattttttatgcAGTATGAAAAAAGCTGCctatttaaaacacaaaagacTGAATGAGATGTACCAGGGAGTTTGAGAACCTGGTAGTCTTCAGAGCCATCCTCAGGCACAGCCCAAGAGTCATCACAAGTGGAAGATATAAGGCAATAAATTCAGCTCATAAATGTGCAGCTAGTTAGCTGCCTCTCTCACTCCAATCCCTGGTTTCTCAGTTCTGGATCCAGAGTTTATTTTCTCGTTTTAGGAAGTTTAAGGCTCTATCTTATTGCagttaaatttttaaaacttctgctGTGATACTGGGGACTAAATTGTCATTTTTACTATGCAATGCAGCAGGTTTTTCTTGTAAGGGCTCTTTCCATTACCAGGAATTAGGATAAGAGAAATTGTCTTCTAGAGGGTTTTATGAGCTTATTGTTATTGGGCAATAATTTAAACTGTCTGATATATTTCAAGCTGATTGCCTGCATAATTACAATCAGAGAAGATGCCTGTCCACCCCAGACTTAATCACTGAAGTTTATAAGCTTTATGAGgttaattttagatttttgaTTCCTCACCCCACTGATCTTCCCGagaaacacaaagcaaattGATTTACTGGAGAACAAGAAATGAGGTTATTGTAAGGATAGAGAGTTTGCTCAGTGTTTCCTCTCTTCTAAATATTTGTGTAGGGAGCAGCTAGGTGCCCTGATCACCAAAACCTTTAATAAATTATCTGCAGGATAGTTCAGAtggctggtgctgcccagggcactgcaggggatGTGAGCCCTCTGCCCacctcctgcacccagcagggtCACTGGAGTCAGGCTGCTGCTTGGCACCATGCACAGAGGACTGTGTGTGACTTTTTTACAGACAAAATTTGCACATTGACACGAGAAAATCTTGGaatattaaaatgttatgtT
This genomic interval from Catharus ustulatus isolate bCatUst1 chromosome 13, bCatUst1.pri.v2, whole genome shotgun sequence contains the following:
- the PROK2 gene encoding LOW QUALITY PROTEIN: prokineticin-2 (The sequence of the model RefSeq protein was modified relative to this genomic sequence to represent the inferred CDS: deleted 1 base in 1 codon), whose amino-acid sequence is MRRLRGAPPGLPPLPLLLLLILLLLLAAGHGAVITGACDRDQQCGGGMCCAVSVWMRSLRMCTPMGNLGDECHPLSHRVPFPGRRMHHTCPCLPGLGCLRSPHGRFRCLPAFRKEDVFF